Genomic window (Aquimarina sp. BL5):
GCTTTTTCTTTTGTCTTCTTTGCGGAATTCATATGAAGATCAATATTTCTTGCTGCGTCAAAAACACTTTCTAAAGGAGCTTGAATAATGGTGCATAATTGAATTGTAGTCATAATCATGAAGTTAAATCTATTAACGCTTGGGTCAGGTTAGGCTGTTTAAACTTAAAACCTGCATCTTGTAGTTTTTTTGGAATAACATTTCTGCTTTTCAGAATCAATTCAGTTTCGGTTTTAATAATCCAAGCTCCGATCTCTAAAAGGAGTTTTGGTAATGGAATTCCGAAGGGAGTTTTGGTAACATTTCGCAGTGTTTTCATTAGACCATTATTATCTGTTGGTTTAGGAGCTACTATATTTACAGGACCTTGTATGGCAGAGTTTTCAATAATAAACTCCAAACTTCTCGTAAAATCAAGTTCATGAATCCAACTAAATTTTTGGTTTCCCTTCCCTTGTTTTCCACCAAAACCAATTTTCACTAAATTGAGAATAGGCTGCAAAGCTCCACCATTTTTTCCTAAAACAATGGATGTTCTCAATGCTACTTTTCTGGTTTTTGGGGTTTGCTGGGAGAAGAAAACACTTTCCCAATTGGTAGCTACATTTACAGAAAACCCTGTTCCGATCTCACCATCGGTTTCATCCATTTCTTTGTCCAAAGAATGTCTATAGATGGTAGCTGTAGAAGAGTTTAACCAGGCTTTAGGAGGGTTTTTACAGGCTAAAATAGCTTCGCCTAAAATAGCCGTAGAGTCTACTCTAGAGGAAAGAATGAGATCCTTATTCTTTTGATGATATCTGCAATCGACCGATTTTCCTGTCATATTGATAAGAACATCTGCATCATCAAGTTCTTGTTTCCATTCTCCTAGCGTTTTGGCA
Coding sequences:
- a CDS encoding TIGR01777 family oxidoreductase is translated as MKKLIIAAGTGFLGNVLVEHFKNKAETIVILTRSKKKSIGNIKYVHWDAKTLGEWKQELDDADVLINMTGKSVDCRYHQKNKDLILSSRVDSTAILGEAILACKNPPKAWLNSSTATIYRHSLDKEMDETDGEIGTGFSVNVATNWESVFFSQQTPKTRKVALRTSIVLGKNGGALQPILNLVKIGFGGKQGKGNQKFSWIHELDFTRSLEFIIENSAIQGPVNIVAPKPTDNNGLMKTLRNVTKTPFGIPLPKLLLEIGAWIIKTETELILKSRNVIPKKLQDAGFKFKQPNLTQALIDLTS